The following coding sequences are from one Triticum aestivum cultivar Chinese Spring chromosome 5A, IWGSC CS RefSeq v2.1, whole genome shotgun sequence window:
- the LOC123105786 gene encoding glyceraldehyde-3-phosphate dehydrogenase B, chloroplastic, which translates to MAAHAALAATRIPTSARLHSKAASRQRVDFADFSGLRPGSCSVSAAAREASFSDVLGAQLVARASGENAVRAPAEAKLKVAINGFGRIGRNFLRCWHGRENSPLEVIVINDSGGVRNASHLLKYDSMLGTFKADVKIVDNETISVDGKNIQVVSNRDPLKLPWAELGIDIVIEGTGVFVDGPGAGKHLQAGAKKVIITAPAKGADIPTYVVGVNEGDYDHDVANIVSNASCTTNCLAPFAKILDEEFGIVKGTMTTTHSYTGDQRLLDASHRDLRRARAAALNIVPTSTGAAKAVSLVLPQLKGKLNGIALRVPTPNVSVVDLVINTVKTGITADDVNAAFRKAADGPLKGILDVCDEPLVSVDFRCSDVSTSIDASLTMVMGDDMVKVVAWYDNEWGYSQRVVDLAHLVAAKWPGAGTGGSGDPLEDYCKTDPNAVECKVFDE; encoded by the exons ATGGCCGCCCATGCAGCTCTCGCCGCCACCCGCATCCCCACCAGCGCGCGTCTGCACAGCAAGGCCGCCTCCAGGCAGAGGGTTGACTTCGCCGACTTCTCCGGGCTGAGGCCGGGGTCGTGCTCcgtcagcgccgccgccagggAGGCGTCCTTCTCCGATGTCCTCGGCGCGCAGCTCGTCGCCAGG GCTTCCGGCGAGAACGCCGTGAgggcgccggcggaggcgaagctgaaggtggccatcaacggGTTCGGCCGCATCGGGCGCAACTTCCTCCGGTGCTGGCACGGCCGCGAGAACTCGCCGCTCGAGGTCATCGTCATCAACGACAGCGGAGGCGTCAGGAAC GCGTCTCACCTGCTCAAGTACGACTCGATGCTGGGCACGTTCAAGGCGGACGTGAAGATCGTGGACAACGAGACCATCAGCGTCGACGGCAAGAACATCCAGGTCGTCTCCAACAGGGACCCCCTCAAGCTGCCATGGGCCGAGCTCGGCATCGACATCGTCATCGAG GGTACTGGAGTGTTCGTGGACGGCCCCGGCGCCGGGAAGCATCTCCAGGCCGGCGCCAAGAAGGTCATCATCACCGCTCCGGCCAAGGGCGCCGACATCCCCACCTACGTCGTCGGCGTCAACGAGGGCGACTACGACCATGACGTCGCCAACATCGTCAG CAACGCTTCTTGCACCACCAACTGCCTCGCGCCATTCGCCAAAATCCTGGACGAGGAGTTCG GGATCGTGAAGGGCACCATGACCACGACGCACTCGTACACGGGCGACCAGAGGCTGCTGGACGCGTCCCACCGCGATCTGCggagggcgagggcggcggcgctgaACATCGTGCCGACGAGCACGGGCGCGGCCAAGGCCGTCTCCCTGGTGCTGCCCCAGCTCAAGGGCAAGCTCAACGGCATCGCGCTCCGCGTGCCCACGCCCAACGTCTCCGTGGTGGACCTCGTCATCAACACCGTCAAGACCGGCATCACCGCCGACGACGTGAATGCGGCGTTCCGCAAGGCCGCCGACGGGCCGCTCAAGGGCATCCTCGACGTCTGCGACGAGCCGCTCGTGTCCGTCGACTTCCGCTGCTCCGACGTCTCCACCAGCATCGACGCCTCCCTCACCATGGTCATGGGCGACGACATGGTCAAGGTCGTCGCCTGGTACGACAACGAGTGGGGCTACAG CCAGCGCGTGGTTGATCTGGCGCACCTGGTGGCGGCCAAGTGGCCGGGCGCCGGGACCGGCGGCAGCGGCGACCCGCTGGAGGACTACTGCAAGACCGACCCCAACGCCGTGGAGTGCAAGGTGTTCGACGAGTGA